In Longimicrobium sp., the DNA window GCGGATGACCATCGACAACGACGACCTGGTACGCACGCTGGCGGAGCTGGTGCGCATCAACTCCATCAACCCGGCCTTCAGCGGCGGCACGACGGATGAGCGCCTGGTGGCGGGATACGTCGCCCGGCGGATGGAAGCGCTGGGGATGGAGGTCCAGTCCCACGAGGCCGCGCCGGGACGGGTCAGCGTCGTCGGCCGGCTGCGCGGCGCGGGCGGCGGGCGCTCGCTGATGCTGTACGCGCACCACGACACCGTGGGCATCGAGGGGATGCCGAACCCGTGGAGCGCCGAGGTGCGCGACGGGCGGATGTACGGCCGCGGCGCCTACGACATGAAGTGCGGTCTGGCCGCGTGCCTTGCCGCGGTGCAGGCGATCACCCGGGCGGGCGCGCCGCTGGCGGGCGACCTGCTGATCGCGTCCGTGGCCGACGAGGAGGAGGCCAGCACGGGGATGGCGCAGGTGCTGCGCCACCACACGGCCGACGCCGCGGTGCTCACCGAGCCCACCGAGCTGGCGATGGTGGTCGGGCACCGGGGGTTCTGCTGGCTGGAGGTAGAGGTGATCGGGCGGGCGGCGCACGGCAGCGCCTTCCGCGAGGGGATCGACGCCAACCTGCGGATGGGCCGCG includes these proteins:
- a CDS encoding M20/M25/M40 family metallo-hydrolase; this encodes MTIDNDDLVRTLAELVRINSINPAFSGGTTDERLVAGYVARRMEALGMEVQSHEAAPGRVSVVGRLRGAGGGRSLMLYAHHDTVGIEGMPNPWSAEVRDGRMYGRGAYDMKCGLAACLAAVQAITRAGAPLAGDLLIASVADEEEASTGMAQVLRHHTADAAVLTEPTELAMVVGHRGFCWLEVEVIGRAAHGSAFREGIDANLRMGRVLARLETLGERLVASPAHPVVGPPSLHAATLHGGTGLTTYAARCVLQIERRTVPGETEAQVVGEVQAILDELAAADPAFQATVRPLLTRGPWAARDDSPIAAAVESAAAEVLGHAPARTGAPYWMDAALMGEAGIDAVVLGPTGAGAHAAEEWVDLESVRQTAEILAKTAVEFCR